The following proteins are co-located in the Paludibaculum fermentans genome:
- a CDS encoding ABC transporter permease, with translation MRALRVLLLRLGNFLGQSRREREFQEELEAHLQMHIDDNLRAGMTEAEARREALLKLGGVEPLKESMRDRWTLAWLETWGQDLRYSLRSLRRNPGYSTTAALSIALGIGASVSIFTVADGVLLRPLPYRDPARLMMIWEANHKHVDSTQNVVSPGNYLDWRARTRTFQQIAAFRYLNSVLSDGHRAEELKKQAMTANLLPMLGVQPYRGRFFTEEEDRPGRDTVILISHRLWQSWFGGDESILGRKVMINSTPRTIIGVMPPGFYFRNRETDLWEPFGIDPARNYRQTSGRYIMVAGRLNPGVTRDQAHAEMTAIASQLEAANPGFNKNWTVNVESLRDSLVGNTRSSLLVLLGSVGLLLLVACANVANLMLARCASRRREMAVRASMGAGRWRVMRQLLTESVVLSLIGGASGILLARWLVLGLLILAPKALTGMADIRIDLRIIVFAVGLSTLSGLLFGFAPAWTATRFNLFEVMRQSGGTVSRRGSLRAWLVGAEVALSVILLTGAGLLFQSLTGLQSVSSGLNPANLLTFRVSLPAAKYKPEYRRTRFFTQALARLGQLPGVQSASAVSYLPFDGDAAGTYTAIQGRPAPRPGEELLAVIRTVMPGYFQTMGIPVQQGRDFTAADNEEKSPMRFIVNEAYAKKFLAGTPALSTSINALMDATNPYGQIVGVVGDVREGALDKPAEPTIYYPHARLNYPGMTLLLKTQSDPRTLIEPARRIVQELDPAQPIAEARTMDEVLGETLARQRFSALLLVGFSILSLLLAAVGVYGVLAYSVTERTREIGLRLALGAGPAKITAQIVAAGARFVLAGTLAGIAGALALAGLLQGLLYGVEPRDPATFAVVPAVLLAVALLAAYLPARRAGRLDPMSALRMD, from the coding sequence GTGAGAGCTCTTCGAGTCCTTCTCCTCCGTCTCGGCAACTTCCTCGGCCAATCCCGGCGTGAGCGCGAATTCCAGGAGGAGCTCGAAGCCCACCTCCAGATGCACATCGACGATAACCTCCGCGCCGGCATGACCGAAGCCGAAGCCCGCCGCGAGGCGCTGCTCAAGCTCGGCGGCGTCGAACCCCTGAAGGAATCCATGCGCGATCGCTGGACCCTCGCCTGGCTCGAGACCTGGGGGCAGGACCTCCGCTACAGCCTCCGCAGCCTGCGCCGCAATCCCGGTTACTCCACCACCGCCGCCCTCTCCATCGCCCTCGGCATCGGTGCCAGCGTCTCCATCTTCACCGTCGCCGATGGCGTGCTCCTCCGGCCGCTGCCCTACCGGGACCCCGCCCGCCTGATGATGATCTGGGAGGCAAACCACAAACATGTCGATTCCACTCAGAACGTGGTGTCGCCCGGCAACTACCTCGACTGGAGAGCCCGCACCCGCACCTTCCAGCAGATCGCCGCCTTCCGCTACCTGAACTCCGTCCTCTCCGACGGCCATCGCGCCGAAGAGCTGAAAAAACAGGCCATGACGGCCAACCTGCTCCCCATGCTCGGAGTCCAGCCCTACCGCGGCCGCTTCTTCACCGAGGAGGAAGACCGCCCAGGCCGCGACACCGTCATCCTCATCAGCCACCGCCTTTGGCAGTCCTGGTTCGGCGGTGACGAGTCCATCCTGGGGCGCAAGGTGATGATCAACTCCACCCCGCGCACCATCATCGGCGTCATGCCCCCCGGCTTCTACTTCCGCAATCGCGAAACGGATCTGTGGGAGCCGTTCGGCATCGATCCGGCCAGAAACTACCGCCAGACCTCCGGCCGCTACATCATGGTCGCCGGCCGCCTCAACCCCGGAGTCACACGCGACCAGGCCCACGCCGAGATGACCGCCATTGCGAGCCAACTGGAGGCCGCCAATCCCGGCTTCAACAAGAACTGGACCGTGAACGTCGAATCCTTACGCGATTCACTCGTGGGCAATACACGCTCCTCCCTGCTCGTGCTGCTCGGCTCCGTCGGCCTGCTCCTGCTCGTCGCCTGCGCAAACGTTGCCAACCTCATGCTGGCGCGCTGCGCGTCGCGCCGCCGGGAAATGGCCGTGCGTGCTTCCATGGGCGCCGGACGCTGGCGAGTCATGCGGCAATTGCTCACGGAAAGCGTTGTCCTGTCGTTAATCGGCGGCGCCTCCGGCATCCTGCTGGCCCGCTGGCTCGTCCTCGGCCTCCTCATCCTTGCCCCCAAAGCGCTCACCGGCATGGCCGATATCCGCATCGACCTGCGCATCATCGTCTTCGCTGTCGGCTTGTCTACACTCAGCGGCCTGCTCTTCGGCTTCGCCCCCGCCTGGACCGCCACCCGTTTCAACCTCTTCGAAGTGATGCGGCAGAGCGGTGGCACAGTCTCGCGGCGCGGATCCCTGCGCGCCTGGCTCGTTGGCGCCGAAGTCGCCCTTTCCGTCATCCTCCTGACAGGTGCCGGACTCCTCTTCCAAAGCCTCACCGGCCTGCAATCCGTCTCCTCCGGCCTCAACCCGGCCAACCTGCTGACGTTTCGCGTCTCACTCCCGGCCGCGAAGTATAAGCCCGAGTACCGGCGCACCCGCTTCTTTACACAGGCGCTCGCCCGCCTCGGTCAACTGCCCGGTGTGCAGTCCGCCAGCGCCGTCAGCTATCTCCCCTTCGACGGCGACGCGGCCGGCACTTACACCGCAATCCAAGGCCGGCCCGCTCCGCGCCCAGGCGAGGAACTGCTCGCCGTCATCCGTACCGTGATGCCCGGCTATTTCCAGACCATGGGCATCCCCGTGCAGCAGGGCCGCGACTTCACGGCCGCCGACAACGAAGAAAAATCGCCCATGCGCTTCATCGTCAATGAGGCGTACGCGAAGAAGTTCCTCGCAGGCACCCCAGCCCTCAGCACCTCCATCAACGCATTGATGGATGCGACAAATCCCTACGGCCAGATCGTGGGCGTCGTCGGAGATGTCAGGGAAGGCGCGCTCGACAAACCGGCCGAGCCCACGATCTACTATCCGCACGCCCGCCTGAACTACCCGGGCATGACCCTCCTGCTGAAGACGCAGTCGGACCCGCGCACCCTCATCGAGCCCGCCCGCCGCATCGTCCAGGAACTCGACCCCGCGCAGCCCATCGCCGAAGCCCGCACCATGGACGAAGTCCTGGGCGAAACCCTCGCGCGCCAGCGCTTCAGCGCGCTGCTGCTGGTGGGCTTCTCGATCCTCTCGCTGCTCCTGGCAGCGGTAGGAGTCTACGGAGTCCTGGCCTACTCCGTCACTGAGCGAACCCGCGAAATCGGCCTCCGCCTCGCCTTGGGCGCGGGCCCGGCCAAGATCACGGCGCAAATCGTAGCCGCCGGTGCCCGCTTCGTTCTAGCCGGAACCCTGGCCGGCATAGCGGGAGCCCTGGCCTTAGCGGGCCTGCTGCAAGGCCTCTTATACGGAGTGGAGCCGCGCGACCCGGCCACCTTCGCGGTGGTCCCGGCGGTCCTGCTCGCGGTAGCGCTCCTGGCGGCCTATCTCCCAGCCCGTCGAGCCGGCCGTCTGGACCCGATGTCAGCCCTACGCATGGACTAA
- a CDS encoding PadR family transcriptional regulator: MGRKPAKSEVWQGTLALMILRTLQGLGPLHGYGVARRIEQTSGDRLVLNYGTIYPALLKLEQEGYIASEWGVSENNRKAKFYKLTAAGKRQVAREQREWQETTDIIARFFEPGGETL, translated from the coding sequence ATGGGCAGGAAACCAGCGAAAAGCGAAGTCTGGCAGGGCACCCTGGCCCTCATGATCCTCAGGACCCTGCAGGGCCTGGGCCCACTCCACGGCTACGGCGTGGCCCGCCGCATTGAGCAGACCAGCGGCGACCGCCTGGTGCTCAACTACGGCACCATCTATCCGGCCCTCCTCAAGCTTGAGCAGGAAGGCTACATCGCCTCGGAATGGGGCGTCTCCGAGAACAACCGCAAGGCGAAGTTCTACAAGCTCACCGCCGCCGGCAAACGCCAGGTCGCCCGCGAACAGCGCGAGTGGCAGGAGACCACCGACATCATTGCCCGCTTCTTCGAACCCGGAGGCGAAACTCTGTGA